Sequence from the Anaerolineales bacterium genome:
TGGCCAACCTGCCGCATGAGGATATAAACGTGGGAGCCCGCGATAGAAAAGTAGAACCAAGGAGGGTGGTATATCGGCCGTAGAAAGAATATTCGTACGGATGTGAGAAACGAAACTGCCAATTCACACTGGCAATATGCTATGAAAAAGGAGAATGTAGAATGGCATCCCTATTAGAAAAAGTATCAACGCTAATTTCAGCCAACCTCCACGCACTCGTGGACCAGGCTCTCTCGACCAACAGCATGGCGGTAATCGATCAGTACATCCGCCAGGTCGAGAATCACCTGGAGGACCTGGAAGATGCTGCCGCGACGGTTGGGGGCGAAGCGAAGTCGATCAGTCGTAAGCTCGAAGACTTGCGGTTAAAATCTGAAGAATTGGATAAGGCCGTTGATGCATTTCTGCAAGAAGGAAATGATGCGGCTGCCACCGCAGCGCAAAGTCGACTGAACAGTACGGAACGTCTGATCGAGACGTTCCAGGAACAGCTCGCCCGGCAGGAGACCGAGTATCAGAAGCTTCTCGATGCGAAGGTGAAACTCGAAGCTCGTCTGTCTACAATGAAGACACAGCGCACTGAACTCCAAGCCCTGCTCGAACTGGCGAAGAGCAAAGAGACGATGGTCAAAGCCATGAAGAGTCTGGATGACCTCATGGGTGTTGGCGACAGCGACATCAGTCGTCTCGCAGAAAGCATCCAGAAGGGACTTGACAAGGCGACGACCGTCACCGAACTGCGTTCGACGTCACTTGATGAGCAGATCGATTCCATCCTCGACAAGGGCAAGATCGATGCTCAACTCGCAGAACGCAAGAAAAAGTTGAAGATCGAGTAAGATCATTCGGACTACCCAGGCTGCCCTGGGTAGTCCGAATCATTCAAAATCATCATGAACATCTTTCGTCCAGAACTGCCTGAAGAGGCACGTTCAACCATCGTACAATACGCATTTTTCCGCTGGGAAAATGCAATCGTGATCGCAGGAACGATCTTGCTCATCGCGTTGATGCCCCAGCCATTCCCCTGGTGGCCCTGGTGGGGCTGGTTGCTGCTTGGGTTGATAGGCGTAATTTCGATCTTGTTCTCGAGTATCACCAACGAAGAGTTCAATGCGCGTATGCTGTTGAAAATCTTTCAGAGACAGTTCGATTTGAAACGCATAAAGGATCCACAGCTGCACAATAAACTTACCTCAGCCCTCGAGTATCAACGCAGGATATTCACGAAAACGCGTTTTCCAGAGACCAGTGTGATGAAAGAACGTGCGGATGGAACTAACAATCAACTGAACGATTGGATCCGCAATATGTACCGGTTGGCGATCCGGCTGGATACATATCGGCGCGACAAACTCATGCGCCAGGATCTCGATCAGATCGTAGAAACGATCGATAAACTCAAGGATCAGCGCAAGCGTGAAACCAGCGCTCCGCTCAGAAAGCAATTGGAAGACGTCATCGAAAGCAAGGAGAAGCAGCTCGAGACGATGCAAGCGCTGGAAAACCGCATGAAGCAGGCCGAGTTATCGCTTGAGCAAAGCCTTACGGCGCTAGCTACTGTTGATAGCCAGGTCCAATTGATCGACGCCGAGGATATCCAAAGCGGTCGCTCGATCCGTTTGCGGGAAGACATACAGGAACAGGTCTTGCGATTGGACGATTTGGTGAGCAGCATCAACCAGGTGTACGACTATCACTCTCGCGCCTTGTGATCGTGCGGTATTTTTACCGACCACACAAATACCCGGTTCAGTAATGTGAACCGGGTATTTTTACATGTAATGAATATTCAGAGGTAACGAATAGAACATATGTACTGTTCTCGTGATTTGTGTGGATACTTTCTCAACAGTTAAGGTTGCATCAAGGGTATGCGGGGAAGGGCATACAAAGTGACATGTTTCATGATACTTCTCTTCAAGATTGCCGTTTACGTGACTGAGCACATAACGAGAATACCGACCAGATGAACGACCGCCGGAGCAGGGCAGCTTGACATCGCCATGATAGATGCTAAAATGCTTATGGTTATGATAAGTATCATTAGCATAAACATAGATAAGGTAGCAATATTTTCGATATCCCTTCTTTCAAGGTACTATAATGACTTCAAAATCCATTCTTGAAGCAATGGAAACTTACTTGGAAGGCGTATCCCTTTCTCGCAGCCCCAACACAGCACGCACGTATCGTAACGCGCTGGCTGCTTTCGCAGTCACGCTTGAGAGTATAGGAGTGGATATCGAAACCCAATCCGCATCGATTTCTTCGGAAGATTGGATCGCCGATTTTGCTACTGACCTGAAGAATTACGCCCCGGCAAGCGAACGGCTTTATCTAACCGCCGTTACAGGATGGTTCGAATATTTGGCCGCAGAACGTTTGGCTGAAATCAACTTACCCAGACTCCGCCTGATTATTCGCCGGCGGGCGCGAAGGCCCGGCAAGCGGCTGCCCCAATTTCCCCGTTCCGAAATCGAGGAAATCATCGATCACGCCGATCATCTCAGAGCCGCAGCGCACGAGGACGAACGCGAACGTTTACGAAATTTGCGGGATCGGGCCTTCATCCTCACTCTGGCCGATACGGGGCTGCGCGTTCACGAAATATGTAAGCTGCGCCGGGGCGACATCGATTGGAATGAGGGCCGCGCTGTCTTGATCGGAAAAGGAGATCGAGAGGCCGTAGTCCGATTTTCCAGCCGATCGTTGACCGCACTAAAGGACTATCTAGCCGTACGCGGCAAACTCGACGGTCAGACAGGAAAGCCCCTGCATTCTCTACCGTTGTTTGCTCGACACGATCTCGGCGCAGGAAATCGGATCCTACCCATATCGACGACCACTGGTCGTGCAATAGTGCATCAGCGTGCACGCGAATCGCTTGGTCCGGATTCCGACGGCGCGATCACGCCCCATTCCTTTCGGCACTACTTCGTCACAACCGTTCTACGCGCATCTGGCGGGAATCTCAAACTCGCACAAGAACTAGCCCGGCATCGCAATATCGCCGTCACCCAGCGTTACGCGCACCTTTCGGATGACGAATTGGATCGGGGCTATCACGATATATTCGATCGCAGACGATAGGAGTTAGGAGCGTGAAATAACGGCTATACGCAGTCCTGTGCACTGTCTCGTCAAAAACTGTATTTTCCTTTTTGGATGAATTTACACAAAGGTTGCGTATTTTTACGTCTTTACTATAGTGAGGAATAATCTCACGCAAGGAAACCAGAGGAGACTGAAAGCATCCATACAGCAATGGACGAAACGGATGCCGGAAAAATGCTGCGTTATTTGTTGATCGTTGGTGTGGTCTTTTTGGCCTTTGTTGGACTCGCCAGCGTCGTTTGGGGCGACGCGACGGATCGCTACGTTCCCGAAACCGGTCACGTTATCGACGCGCATTTCGTTGCGTTCTATGATAAACATGGTGGCAAACAAATCCTCGGCGATCCGATTACGGATGCCTTCACAGATCCCAAGACGGGACTGCTGATCCAATATTTCGAGAATGCACGTTTGGAACTCATCACGGGTGAAAAAACAGAATGGGCCGTTCAACTTGCCCCTCTGGCCCAGATGATTTTCGGGTGGGACCAATCATCGGAGGACGAACTATCGCAATCCGTTCCTGGCTGCCGATTCTTCCCGGAAGCGCGGTTTTCGGTCTGTCACGCCTTTCTTGAATTTTTCGAACAGCATGGCGGAGTTGAAGTATTTGGACTTCCGATCTCAAGCAACCGTGTCGAAGAAGGTAATCTCGTTCAATTATTCCAAAGATTCCGCCTCGAGTGGGTTTCAGACGATTCTTCCGACCATGCGATTCTCATCTCACCACTGGGCAGAATCCATTTCGGGCTCGCAGGCTACGACTCCAAACTGCTCCAGCCAACATCATCCAATACGAACGTTTCGGGAAATAAAGAAGAACTCCACATCGAGACTTCATTATCCACTCCCCTACTGGAAGCAGGTGCAACACAAGTTGTATATGTCACCGTTCGTGACGACGACCTCAACCCGCTTGAAGGAGCGTCTACGCTTTTGACCGTGCACTTTCAATCGGGCCCACAGTACATCCTGTTACCCGTAACAGACGAGAACGGCGTGACGTTCACACATCTGACTGCGGATGAATATTCTACGAACAGCGAGGTTCTTTTGGAGTTTCTCGTACAGTACGAGGACACGACCTCGATCGCACGCGATTCTTTCCTCATACGCTGATGGAAACATGATGGCAAACCTGAGTACGATCGCAATATTAAATCAAAGAAAAGGGGTCGGTAAAACGACAACTACATTATCCTTGGGCATGAAACTCGCCGAACAGGGATATCGTATTCTTCTTGTCGATTTGGATCCTCAAGCATCGCTCAGCGCCGTTTGCGGCGTTAGCGATAGCGAGAAAGGTACGCTGGCGTCCGTTTTTGGTGGTTCCCTGCCCGGAAAAGTTGGTTTGCAGGACATACTACGCGATATTCTGCCGGACTATTGCTGCTATTTGGCCCCGGCAGATCTAGCCCTGGCTCAATCCGAGTTGGGTTTGATATTCCGTATCGGGCGCGAACATGTATTAAAAGCAGCTCTCGATTCCATCTCAATGGACTTCGATGTCGCGTTATTGGATTGCCCACCGAGTTTGGGCATGATGACGCTCAACGCGCTCAACGCAGCCGATACCGTTCTCATCCCCGTTAGACCAGAACTCAATCACCTGCGGGGAATTTGCTTGCTCGGTACTGTGATCGAGCGAGTAAAAAGGGAACTAAATCCTCATCTCAGCATCCTCGGCGTCGTCGTAACCTATTACAATCACACACTCTCGCATCATCAGAAAGCAGTCCGCGCTATACAAGCCGCAGGACTTCCACTCCTTCCTGTTGGTATCCAAGAGAGTAAAGCCGCGTCTGAGAACAGCAGTCCGGATCTGGACCCGGCCATCAGTGTCTCCGGAGATTCACAAGCGATGAGCCACCTGGCCGATCATGTATCGAGATGGATTAGCCGACACGAAAGCAAAATAAGCAGCATAGAACGGAAATCCGAATTCGATCTAGAACCGATTGACAAAGATACCTCAAAATAGGACGACGAAGCCGACGTCATTCCAGGCTACATCTACAAGTGAGCAAATCGCAACTCAACGTGCGACGGTGGACTTGCCAGGTCGGGCCGCATGTACCATAATGGCCACTAGACAAAGCGCGTTTATAAGTGTAAAGTACCAAATGCTTTATCAACGCTGTACGTGTAAAATATCTAGCACGCGTCATCCTGGTAGTTCAAATCGATAAATAGAGGTTTTATTCAGTTATGTTCGATAGGCTACGTCACTTGCTCCGTTCAGAAGGAAGCGCCGAAGATGCCAATGATTCGAGCCAACGACAAGCGAATCCACCTACGGGCACTCCTTCAGTAAATACCGACCATTCTCCGAAGAACGTCGTAGACCAGGCCGAAGAACAACAAACGTCCGAGGACCCTGAGGAGAATGCACAGGTCTATATCGAGCGGGTGCGCAAGAAAATGAGTAAGCTGGCGGAGGAATTTGCCACCGGCATGATCAATCGCGAACAATTCCAGGAACTCTTCGATCACT
This genomic interval carries:
- a CDS encoding PspA/IM30 family protein; translation: MASLLEKVSTLISANLHALVDQALSTNSMAVIDQYIRQVENHLEDLEDAAATVGGEAKSISRKLEDLRLKSEELDKAVDAFLQEGNDAAATAAQSRLNSTERLIETFQEQLARQETEYQKLLDAKVKLEARLSTMKTQRTELQALLELAKSKETMVKAMKSLDDLMGVGDSDISRLAESIQKGLDKATTVTELRSTSLDEQIDSILDKGKIDAQLAERKKKLKIE
- a CDS encoding tyrosine-type recombinase/integrase; this encodes MEGVSLSRSPNTARTYRNALAAFAVTLESIGVDIETQSASISSEDWIADFATDLKNYAPASERLYLTAVTGWFEYLAAERLAEINLPRLRLIIRRRARRPGKRLPQFPRSEIEEIIDHADHLRAAAHEDERERLRNLRDRAFILTLADTGLRVHEICKLRRGDIDWNEGRAVLIGKGDREAVVRFSSRSLTALKDYLAVRGKLDGQTGKPLHSLPLFARHDLGAGNRILPISTTTGRAIVHQRARESLGPDSDGAITPHSFRHYFVTTVLRASGGNLKLAQELARHRNIAVTQRYAHLSDDELDRGYHDIFDRRR
- a CDS encoding Ig-like domain-containing protein translates to MDETDAGKMLRYLLIVGVVFLAFVGLASVVWGDATDRYVPETGHVIDAHFVAFYDKHGGKQILGDPITDAFTDPKTGLLIQYFENARLELITGEKTEWAVQLAPLAQMIFGWDQSSEDELSQSVPGCRFFPEARFSVCHAFLEFFEQHGGVEVFGLPISSNRVEEGNLVQLFQRFRLEWVSDDSSDHAILISPLGRIHFGLAGYDSKLLQPTSSNTNVSGNKEELHIETSLSTPLLEAGATQVVYVTVRDDDLNPLEGASTLLTVHFQSGPQYILLPVTDENGVTFTHLTADEYSTNSEVLLEFLVQYEDTTSIARDSFLIR
- a CDS encoding AAA family ATPase, with protein sequence MANLSTIAILNQRKGVGKTTTTLSLGMKLAEQGYRILLVDLDPQASLSAVCGVSDSEKGTLASVFGGSLPGKVGLQDILRDILPDYCCYLAPADLALAQSELGLIFRIGREHVLKAALDSISMDFDVALLDCPPSLGMMTLNALNAADTVLIPVRPELNHLRGICLLGTVIERVKRELNPHLSILGVVVTYYNHTLSHHQKAVRAIQAAGLPLLPVGIQESKAASENSSPDLDPAISVSGDSQAMSHLADHVSRWISRHESKISSIERKSEFDLEPIDKDTSK